The Candidatus Woesearchaeota archaeon genome window below encodes:
- a CDS encoding tyrosine-type recombinase/integrase, with amino-acid sequence MDVSLEQQQLLAKLSEEIKLRGYSSQTAKVYLIIVGNYLKSGNTPREFLLSQIDKSRSTMRSAYFALQFFYRNVLHETFKENLPLAKNKLKLPTVLSKQEVQKMIEQEKNLKHKLVLMFLYYAGLRLDEVRNLQWNDVDFQREIIHLKTAKGDKERVIFLHNKLKEIIKIYGIKEQGLIFNSQQGNKYNKRSIQLIVTKNAKNAKINKNVTPHTLRHSFATHLLEAGTDIRYIQALLGHKDLKTTQIYTHVANKDITKLAGLL; translated from the coding sequence ATGGATGTATCACTTGAACAACAACAATTGCTTGCAAAACTTAGTGAGGAAATTAAATTAAGAGGGTATTCTTCTCAAACAGCAAAGGTTTATTTGATTATTGTTGGAAATTATTTAAAATCAGGTAACACTCCAAGGGAGTTTCTTCTTTCTCAAATTGATAAAAGTAGATCAACCATGAGAAGCGCTTATTTTGCTTTGCAATTCTTTTATCGGAATGTTCTTCATGAAACCTTTAAAGAAAATCTGCCTTTAGCTAAAAATAAACTGAAATTACCTACTGTTCTTAGCAAACAAGAAGTTCAGAAAATGATTGAACAAGAAAAGAATCTTAAACATAAGCTTGTTTTGATGTTTTTATACTATGCAGGGTTACGTCTTGATGAAGTGAGGAATCTCCAATGGAATGATGTAGATTTTCAACGTGAAATTATTCATTTGAAAACTGCAAAAGGAGACAAAGAAAGAGTTATTTTTTTGCATAATAAGCTTAAGGAAATAATCAAGATATATGGAATTAAAGAGCAAGGCTTAATTTTCAATTCTCAGCAAGGCAATAAATATAACAAAAGAAGCATCCAATTAATAGTCACTAAGAATGCTAAAAATGCAAAAATAAATAAGAATGTTACACCGCATACATTACGCCATTCTTTTGCAACTCATTTATTAGAAGCAGGAACAGACATAAGATATATTCAAGCATTGCTTGGACATAAAGACTTAAAAACAACACAGATCTATACTCATGTTGCAAATAAAGATATAACTAAATTAGCAGGATTATTATAA
- a CDS encoding putative toxin-antitoxin system toxin component, PIN family, whose translation MIRVVLDTNIFISGIFWEGNYSSQIIDAWRNGKILMVSSTEIVEELVETLKDFKIKMSDKMIQEWQKMIIENAVIVVPTETLDIVKNDPKDNKFFEAALAGNAAYIISQDKKHILSIAEFQGIKTIHPQEFVKLL comes from the coding sequence ATGATAAGAGTTGTTTTAGATACTAATATTTTCATTTCTGGAATATTCTGGGAAGGAAATTATTCTTCTCAAATTATTGATGCATGGAGAAATGGTAAAATACTTATGGTGAGTTCTACTGAAATTGTTGAAGAATTAGTTGAAACCCTAAAAGACTTTAAGATTAAAATGTCTGATAAGATGATTCAAGAATGGCAAAAGATGATAATTGAAAATGCTGTAATTGTAGTTCCAACTGAAACACTTGACATTGTTAAAAATGATCCTAAAGACAATAAATTTTTTGAAGCTGCTTTAGCTGGAAATGCAGCATATATTATTAGTCAAGATAAGAAACATATCCTAAGCATTGCTGAATTTCAAGGAATTAAGACAATTCATCCTCAAGAATTCGTGAAATTGCTTTGA
- a CDS encoding AbrB/MazE/SpoVT family DNA-binding domain-containing protein — protein sequence MGTFEVTSLSSRGQIVIPQGIRDRLSLYEGERFIVIGEDDTIVLKKLEMPSFKGFDKLLKKTREFTKMKKIKPNDIDEAIKRVRLK from the coding sequence ATGGGAACATTTGAAGTTACAAGTCTCAGTTCAAGAGGGCAAATTGTTATTCCACAAGGAATCAGAGATAGACTTAGTCTTTATGAAGGAGAAAGATTTATTGTTATTGGGGAAGATGATACTATTGTGCTGAAAAAATTAGAAATGCCATCATTCAAAGGGTTTGATAAACTATTAAAGAAAACAAGAGAATTTACTAAGATGAAAAAAATCAAACCAAATGATATAGATGAAGCAATAAAACGAGTTCGTTTAAAATGA